Proteins encoded together in one Pseudorca crassidens isolate mPseCra1 chromosome 17, mPseCra1.hap1, whole genome shotgun sequence window:
- the ST3GAL1 gene encoding CMP-N-acetylneuraminate-beta-galactosamide-alpha-2,3-sialyltransferase 1, translating into MATARKRILKVLTFLTLFIFLTSFFLNYSHTMVATAWFPRQMVLELSDNFRRLVNYPHRPCTCARCIGERKVSSWFDERFNRSLQPLLTAKNALLEEDTYSWWLRLQREKQPSNLNDTIKELFQVVPGNVDPLLEKSLVGCRRCAVVGNSGNLRESWYGPQIDSHDFVLRMNKAPTAGFEADVGSKTTHHLVYPESFRELAENVSMVLVPFKTTDLQWVISATTTGTISHTYVPVPTKIKVKKNKILIYHPAFIKYVFDSWLQGHGRYPSTGILSVIFSLHICDEVDLYGFGADSKGNWHHYWENNPSAGAFRKTGVHDGDFESNVTATLASINKIRIFKGR; encoded by the exons ATGGCGACCGCGAGGAAAAGAATTCTCAAAGTGCTCACTTTCCTCACCCTCTTCATCTTCCTCACCTCCTTCTTCCTGAACTACTCCCACACCATGGTGGCCACCGCGTGGTTCCCCAGGCAGATGGTCCTCGAGCTCTCGGACAACTTCAGGAGGCTCGTGAATTACCCCCACAGGCCCTGCACCTGCGCCCGCTGCATCGGAGAGCGCAAGGTGTCCTCCTGGTTCGACGAGAGATTCAACCGGTCCCTGCAGCCGCTGCTGACGGCCAAGAATGCGCTCCTGGAGGAAGACACCTACAGCTGGTGGCTG AGGCTCCAGCGGGAGAAACAGCCCAGTAACTTGAACGACACCATCAAGGAGCTGTTCCAGGTGGTGCCCGGGAACGTGGACCCCCTGCTGGAGAAGAGTTTGGTGGGCTGCCGGCGCTGTGCTGTCGTGGGCAACTCTGGCAACCTGAGAGAGTCCTGGTACGGGCCTCAGATAGACAGTCACGACTTCGTGCTCAG gatGAACAAGGCCCCCACGGCAGGGTTTGAGGCCGACGTGGGCAGCAAGACCACCCACCACCTCGTGTACCCCGAGAGCTTCCGGGAGCTGGCGGAGAACGTCAGCATGGTCCTGGTGCCCTTCAAGACCACCGACCTGCAGTGGGTAATCAGCGCCACCACCACAGGCACCATCTCCCA CACCTACGTTCCTGTCCCCACGAAGATCAAGGTGAAAAAGAATAAG ATCCTGATTTACCACCCAGCCTTCATCAAGTACGTCTTCGACAGCTGGCTGCAGGGCCACGGGCGGTACCCATCCACCGGCATCCTCTCGGTCATCTTCTCACTGCACATCTGTGATGAG GTGGACTTGTACGGCTTCGGGGCGGACAGCAAAGGGAACTGGCACCACTATTGGGAGAACAACCCGTCGGCGGGGGCTTTTCGAAAGACTGGGGTGCACGATGGGGACTTTGAGTCCAATGTGACGGCCACCTTGGCATCCATCAACAAAATCCGGATCTTCAAGGGAAGATGA